The DNA segment tTCCTATTCCACAATCAACCTGTGTTCGAATTGAAGAGAAATCCTTCCCCTGCAACTTCGATAGTCTCAGCTGGAGGTaactctgccttttctgtgctgttagAGGTATTAATTGATAGGGAATCACCATTTTCcgtttttttccacttaaagTTGAAGGGGCAAATGTTGCTGATGCTTTTTTATGGATCTGAATTAAGGGAAAAATGCCCCCTTTTCCATCACCAAGAGAGATTTAAGGCAAGGAAAACCACTCTTTTCCCCAATATTTGAGAGGTTTAAATTAAAGGGGAGAAGCCATTTATTTACCACTGTATCTGTTTAAGTGGAGGTAGCTGTCCCATTTGCTCATTTTAAGCGTTGccttttccagcatttcaagggtttaaagctgcatttcaggGCACTTCTACCCAGGGCCTGGCGCCAAATATTTCCAACGGGAGCGAGCCCAGCAGGTATGTAACGGTAATGCCACCTGGGAGTCTATTCttgttctcattttcatttataatgTAGAGAGCCCTGATTAGAGGTCCCTATGAGACCCAATTCAAGGTAATGGGGTCAAAGGTCATGGGGTCAAGGGTCTTGGGGGTCAAGGGTCATGAGTCAAAGGTCACAGGGTCAAGGGTCAAAAGTCATAGGGCAAAATGTCACGGGGTCAACGGTCAAAGGGGTCAAAGGTTAGGGTCCACTCAATCATTAGGGTTTTGATATGTCAGTAATGGGTTAGGGTTAAGaaagtgggttttgtttttacatgtatttctttcctgtaaaatgTGTATAAAATACATCTGTGCATCAATGACATATTAAAACGCACCGATGGAAATTTCTGTGTCTCTAAGTTCCATAGAGATGAGTGCGTACCGTGAACTAGGGTTGACTAGGGATTTATGTTTTTGTCATTCTGATGTATTAGGTGAATGAATTTATAGAggttaaaatagaaaaatgcggatttcaaaaagcagaaaaatagagaaatagaTAAAgatagaaatgtaaaaataggaggacataaaaatagaaaatacgTGATATCAATAATATCCATAAGTATACACATCAAAAAGATAAGTAATATTATGTATGTTACTGTAATATGCTTTAACCTATATTCCATAGAATTAATACAGGAATAtgtacaaaatataaataaaaactataaaTGTCAGttgaaaagaattatttaaatctagtttaaaataaaggcttgcttgtttttattcGGGTAGAGGCagagcttttaaataaaatgtacaatatacaaatatatatatgtaatatataaagatatatgtGTTATAAGTAAATACAAATAGGTTTCtatttaatatgtaatattaattatatatgtATAGTTGTTAATAGAAATAACTTTTAATGTAGGGTTTTTGAGCACCTTCCAAAAGGTGCAGGATgagtcccgagggtgctgagcaccattccgagggtgctgagcaccttcccgaggggaaaatggggatttggggaggggaaatggggatttggggaggggaaatggggatttggggaggggaaatggggatttggggaggggaaATGGGAACTGTCCCCACCCCAAGTGTCACAAAgaggattttgggcaggaaaaatgggatttaactctgtccatgtccccaggtgtccccagatgtgtcccaggtgttcccagctgtccccaggtgtccccagtgtcagTCACGTATTTCTGGAAGAAGGTCTGGTACCGGATGACACCGGCCCAGATGAGCAGCGTGGATGTCCCCAGCAGGATGCTGCACACGTCGTAGTCTGAGAAGTTCTGtggggacaccgcggggacagAGTGGGGACAGCGCCACCCGGACAGGGCCAGCACCCAGGGGTCACAATGGCCACTCAGGAGTGtcactgtcccctccctgctgtcctcAGGGGTGATGtctctgtccccaggggtggtgtcactgtccccaggggtggTGTCCTgttctgtccctgtccccagggatggtgtccctgtccccagagatggtgtccctgtccccagagatGGTGTCCTgttctgtccctgtccccagggatggtgtccctgtccccagagatGGTGTCCCCGTCCCCAGGGCTGACCTTGGCCTCGATGCCAATCTTGAGGACGGTGCCCAGCACGGTCAGGAGGTCGCTGGTGACCAGCAGCAGGTACCACCCGTTGAGGAACTCCAGCCGCTCCCACACGGACACAGCGCGGCCGTGCCGGCGCCACAGGACCTGGCTGAACTCCTGTGGGGACACCGCTGTCACCGCCGGGGTGCCACCAGCTCCCACTGTGTCCCAATGTTCTAATGTCCCACTGTGTCTCTCCATGTCCCACCATGTCCCACCATGTCCCGATGTCCCAATATCCCaccgtgtccccatgtcccaccatgtcc comes from the Parus major isolate Abel chromosome 17, Parus_major1.1, whole genome shotgun sequence genome and includes:
- the LOC107211938 gene encoding mucolipin-1-like — protein: MERHSGTLEHWDTVGAGGTPAVTAVSPQEFSQVLWRRHGRAVSVWERLEFLNGWYLLLVTSDLLTVLGTVLKIGIEAKNFSDYDVCSILLGTSTLLIWAGVIRYQTFFQKYVTDTGDTWGQLGTPGTHLGTPGDMDRVKSHFSCPKSSL